One genomic region from Rubinisphaera margarita encodes:
- a CDS encoding ParB/RepB/Spo0J family partition protein: MEAFKLHPVAELFPEMTEQQFEILKADIRANGCKESVVLYRGEVIDGRHRLRACRELKIEPQLADLDEDFDPWEFAISKNLCRRHLTTSQRAVIAAELAKLKRGDNQHAQHRQNCRTTSEAAKALNVSERTVRAAKQVADKGSPELQHAVKTGEMSVHRAASIARTTPPADQATAAKQGTDQTDQAFDEDAATDRLYDRLRSELHRWPVDRRHVAAEHVQLILDEYPPAQGGRS; encoded by the coding sequence ATGGAAGCTTTTAAGCTGCATCCGGTCGCGGAATTGTTCCCAGAGATGACCGAACAACAGTTCGAGATCCTGAAAGCGGACATCCGGGCGAACGGCTGCAAGGAATCTGTTGTGCTCTATCGGGGTGAAGTGATCGATGGCCGGCACCGGCTCAGGGCATGTCGGGAACTGAAGATTGAACCGCAGCTGGCGGACCTTGATGAAGACTTCGACCCATGGGAATTCGCTATCAGTAAGAACCTCTGCAGGCGGCATCTCACCACAAGTCAGCGGGCAGTAATCGCGGCGGAATTGGCGAAGCTGAAGCGGGGTGACAATCAACACGCTCAGCATCGGCAAAATTGCCGGACCACCAGCGAAGCGGCGAAAGCCCTGAACGTCAGCGAGCGAACAGTCCGGGCCGCGAAGCAAGTTGCGGACAAGGGCTCACCAGAACTGCAGCACGCCGTTAAGACTGGCGAGATGTCTGTCCACCGGGCAGCGAGCATAGCCCGCACGACACCACCAGCAGACCAAGCCACAGCGGCGAAGCAAGGCACCGACCAGACCGACCAGGCATTCGATGAAGACGCGGCAACTGATCGCCTTTACGACCGTCTCCGTTCCGAATTGCATCGATGGCCGGTTGACCGTCGGCACGTTGCAGCGGAACACGTCCAGCTGATCCTCGACGAATACCCACCAGCACAGGGGGGGCGATCGTGA
- a CDS encoding phage/plasmid primase, P4 family: MISAAMDYKTARAEVLARADVVSEMKAWGVRFASERESSGWVPAHGLDREDQNPSAAVNLSDDRFERGTFKDHATQERLSFFDVAVRLGQFPDFHSALRHFAEKTGVDLPGRSQAKSRDWGKPIAEYPYADESGNVLFKVVRMQKADGTKDCIPHAKVGELWKMGLKKYGIRRIPYRADELAKLGPGDEVWIAEGEKDADTLAGLGLVATCNLGGAGKWRREDSHHVTGMHVILAADNDDAGEAHVQKAAKNLKGRAASIRIVRFPELPRKGDVTDFIEAGGTVEQLRERALQAEEWTEPPPEPNHLTATDGTIETFTAQEATDYANARLFIKLHGQDLRYVHSWKRWLIWTGTHWRKDETGEVYKLAYSVADTLFRKSHTIFDDDERRACQRHAQRAANANGIEAFLKLAQSLVAVAVEDLNCDPWLLNCQNGTIDLRNAQLRPHSRDDLLTVICPTEFDPEAPSYHWDRFLESIFANCGDVIPFIQRLSGSALVGVVRDHILPVYWGCGANGKTTFLNALMGTLGNDYSMQAIPEMLIDDGNDRHPTEKADLYGKRFVAAVETEAGKRLKESFVKSITGGDRIRARFLYRDFFEFDPSHLIVLCTNHKPKVQGDDYGIWRRLRLVPFTETFRGKDADPTLSDKLKAEAAGILAWMVVGCLDWQNQGLNEPETVLAATEEYKNESDLIGGFIEACCYINSGMQVSFSALYEALREWCDESGENLPSRTRIGRTLNERFEQVPNVRGRWYRGLGLKDIRNED, from the coding sequence GTGATTTCAGCAGCAATGGACTACAAGACAGCTCGGGCGGAAGTGCTGGCGAGAGCGGACGTCGTCAGCGAGATGAAGGCATGGGGCGTTCGCTTTGCATCGGAGCGCGAAAGCAGCGGATGGGTTCCAGCTCACGGACTCGACCGGGAGGACCAGAATCCCAGCGCCGCAGTGAATCTCTCTGATGATCGGTTTGAGCGAGGCACATTCAAGGATCATGCCACACAGGAGCGATTGAGTTTCTTCGACGTGGCTGTTCGGCTCGGGCAGTTCCCAGACTTCCATTCCGCATTGCGGCACTTCGCGGAAAAGACCGGCGTGGATTTGCCAGGGCGTTCACAAGCAAAGTCTCGAGACTGGGGAAAGCCGATTGCAGAGTATCCCTACGCTGATGAATCCGGCAACGTGCTGTTCAAGGTGGTCCGGATGCAGAAGGCCGACGGAACGAAGGACTGTATTCCCCATGCGAAAGTCGGCGAACTCTGGAAAATGGGGCTGAAGAAATACGGGATTCGCCGCATTCCGTACCGGGCCGATGAACTCGCCAAACTGGGACCAGGAGACGAAGTCTGGATTGCAGAAGGTGAGAAGGACGCTGATACATTGGCCGGGCTCGGGCTGGTTGCTACGTGCAATCTTGGCGGCGCTGGGAAGTGGCGGCGGGAAGATTCGCATCATGTCACCGGCATGCACGTGATCCTTGCAGCGGACAACGACGACGCAGGCGAGGCCCATGTCCAGAAGGCTGCGAAGAATCTGAAGGGGCGGGCGGCATCGATTCGGATTGTTCGATTCCCTGAACTGCCCCGGAAAGGTGATGTAACGGATTTCATTGAAGCCGGGGGAACCGTGGAGCAACTCCGGGAGCGGGCCTTGCAGGCTGAGGAATGGACCGAACCACCACCAGAGCCGAATCATCTCACCGCGACCGATGGGACAATCGAGACGTTCACGGCACAAGAGGCGACCGACTACGCGAACGCTCGACTGTTCATCAAGCTGCATGGTCAGGATCTGCGGTACGTTCACAGTTGGAAACGCTGGCTAATCTGGACGGGAACACATTGGCGGAAAGATGAAACCGGCGAAGTGTATAAACTTGCCTATTCTGTCGCCGACACACTGTTCCGGAAGTCGCACACAATCTTCGACGATGATGAGAGGCGGGCATGTCAGCGACACGCACAACGGGCCGCGAACGCAAATGGAATCGAAGCCTTCCTGAAGCTGGCTCAATCTCTGGTTGCCGTCGCCGTGGAGGATCTGAACTGCGACCCGTGGCTACTGAATTGCCAGAACGGGACTATTGACTTGAGAAACGCCCAGTTGCGGCCACATTCCCGCGACGATCTGCTCACTGTGATCTGCCCGACAGAGTTTGATCCCGAGGCACCATCGTATCACTGGGACCGGTTCCTTGAATCCATCTTCGCGAACTGCGGGGACGTGATTCCATTCATTCAGCGGCTCTCTGGTTCTGCTCTGGTGGGCGTGGTTCGGGATCACATCCTGCCGGTTTACTGGGGCTGTGGAGCGAACGGGAAAACGACGTTCCTCAATGCACTGATGGGCACGCTCGGGAATGATTACTCAATGCAGGCCATCCCCGAGATGCTCATTGACGATGGCAACGATCGACACCCAACCGAGAAGGCGGACCTGTACGGCAAGCGGTTTGTGGCAGCTGTTGAGACCGAGGCCGGGAAACGGCTCAAAGAATCATTCGTGAAGTCCATCACCGGCGGCGACCGTATCCGGGCGAGATTCCTCTATCGAGATTTCTTTGAATTCGATCCGTCTCACCTGATTGTTCTCTGTACGAACCACAAGCCGAAGGTGCAGGGCGATGACTACGGCATCTGGCGACGGCTGCGGCTGGTGCCATTCACCGAGACGTTCCGGGGGAAGGATGCAGACCCGACTCTCTCCGACAAACTGAAAGCCGAAGCGGCGGGAATTCTGGCGTGGATGGTGGTCGGTTGCCTCGACTGGCAGAACCAGGGGTTGAACGAGCCCGAGACCGTTCTGGCAGCGACAGAGGAATACAAAAACGAATCCGACCTCATTGGTGGGTTCATCGAAGCCTGTTGTTACATCAACAGCGGAATGCAGGTTTCATTCTCTGCGCTTTATGAGGCTCTGCGGGAATGGTGCGACGAATCGGGAGAGAATCTTCCATCGCGAACCCGGATCGGTCGCACACTCAATGAACGGTTCGAGCAAGTCCCGAATGTTCGGGGGCGATGGTATCGCGGACTCGGGCTCAAGGACATCAGGAACGAAGATTGA
- a CDS encoding helix-turn-helix domain-containing protein produces the protein MKNLDPQDAAVLITKQKLASLLSISQRQVNRLMDDGCPTIRIGNAPRFDYEAVREWLIKRENEEDAHVDSRDWLKVKDIAEQLQVKRDKVLYWIATGKLQAVNLNTGEPSRRAMYRVKRSALDAFLLTKQVLVPPKLPRRKKRPAVTRRYE, from the coding sequence GTGAAAAACCTCGATCCCCAGGACGCGGCAGTGCTCATCACGAAGCAAAAGCTGGCATCACTGCTGAGCATCTCCCAGAGGCAAGTCAACCGGTTGATGGACGACGGGTGTCCAACCATCCGCATCGGCAACGCTCCACGGTTCGACTATGAGGCAGTCCGGGAATGGCTCATTAAACGAGAAAATGAGGAAGACGCACATGTCGACAGCCGCGACTGGCTGAAGGTGAAGGATATCGCAGAGCAACTCCAGGTAAAGCGAGACAAAGTCCTGTACTGGATTGCCACCGGGAAGTTGCAGGCCGTGAACCTCAACACCGGAGAACCAAGCCGGCGGGCGATGTATCGGGTGAAGCGATCTGCGCTGGATGCGTTCCTGTTGACGAAGCAGGTTCTGGTCCCGCCGAAGCTGCCAAGGCGGAAGAAACGACCAGCGGTGACCCGGCGTTACGAGTAA